In uncultured Fretibacterium sp., the DNA window CCGTCTTGCCGACGCCGCCGCCCATCTCACCAATCGTGGTGACGACAGCCGCCTTCAATCCCCGCATCTCGCTGAGGGCCGCGGAAGCCAACGCGGAATTCGTGGCCGAACCGCTGGAGAGCAGCATAGCCGCCGCAAGAATACCGATGATGATGATGACGATCAACAGCTCGACGAGGGTGAAACCTTTGCGCATTTTCATTGTAATTCCTCCTTGTGATTTTTGTCCCACGCACTGTGGAACTTTATGATGGTTATTATAAGGATTTATAACCCATAAGCAATAGGTCTTAAGTCTCATTCTGTCACTTTCTCACGTCATTTGGGACATCACCGACGTGATAGGTCCAAAGATGGCTATGGCGATCAGGGCCACGATGCCGCCCACGATCACGATCATCACCGGCTCCATCAGGGAGGTCATGGCCTTGATCTGCTCGTCCAGCTCCTGATCGTACCAGGAGGCCACGCGCTCCAGCATCTCGTCCAGGTGGCCCGTCTCCTCGCCGATGCGCATCATCTGGCAGACCAGGGGGGGGAAGACCTTGGCGTTCTTCGCCGCGTCGCCCAGGTTCAGGCCGGACTTGGCCGAGGCCTGGAGCTCAGCGAACCCGGCGCGGATTACGTCGTTGCCTGCCACCTCCTCCGCCATCTCGAGCCCCCTCAGAATGGGTACCCCCGCCGAGACCAACGAGGCCAGGGTCTGGGAGGATCGGGCCATGGCCGATTTGAAGACCAGGGTCTTGATCACCGGCAGCTTCAGCTTCAGCCTGTCCATGAAGGGCTTCGTCAAAGGGCTCTTCAGCAGCCAGACAAGCCCCGCTATGACGGCGAACGTCACGCCTACGATCATCTTCCAGTTGTTCTCGCAGTAGTCCCCAAAATCGAACATCGCCTGCGTCAACATGGGAAGCTCTATTTTCATTCCCTCAAAGACCTGCTTGAACTTCGGCAGGATGAACGCGATGAAGACCACCACCACGGCGACCGCGAAGAGGATGACGAAGGATGGGTAGAACATGGCGGACTTGATCTTGCCGACCAGGGCCGCCTGCTTTTCCAGCAGGCCCGCCACGCGATCTAGGGAGTCATCCAACAAGCCGCCCTCCTCGCCCGCCTGGACCAGCGAGATCATCATGGTGTTGAACACATCGTGCTGCTTCATGGCCTGGCTGATGGGGACGCCGCGGTCGATGTTGCTTTTGACGTCCAGCAGCACATCCTTGAAGATCATGCTCTTCTCCTGGTCCGAGATGATGTCGATCGCCGCCGTCAGGCTCAGCCCGGCCTTGACCATCGTCGCGAACTGCCGAAAGAAGACCATCTTGGTCTTTGCCGGCACTGTACCGATGCGCTGGAGCTTGTCGAACAGCGACATCGAGCTGTTGGCAACAGCCCTGTTTCCCCCTCCGGCGTTCAGGGAGAGCACCAAGATGCCCCTCTGCTTCAGGGCATCGAGGGCCATCCCCTGGCTCTCCGCCTCCACCTGCCCCTCGACAACACTGCCGCCCGCGTCGCGGCCTCTGTATCTGAAGTTCATCGTACCCTCCCCGTCATCATGGCCTGCTTAATATGGGGACTTTACCCCCATCCCCCCACGCCGCTATCACACCGCTATTACGCTGGGCACAGGGAGGCTTCATGGATTAAAACAGCGTTTCCTCAGCTATTGCGCCCCCCAGACGCCCTTTGCCAGAATACGCTGCAGATCCTGAGGGTCATAGGCGTAGGTCAGCGCCGTCTCCAAAGAGAGCTCCCCACTTTTAACCAAATCCGAGAGCTTCTGCTCCATCGTATGCATCCCGATATTGGCCCCGGTCTGAATCAGAGTACGGATCTGGCTGCTCTTCCCCTCCCGAATGCAGTTGCGCACCGCGGGGTTGGCGAGCAGCAGTTCGGTCGCGCAGACTCGCCCGCCGGACTCCCCCTTGGGGATGAGCTGCTGCGAACAGATGCCCAGGAGGACGGAGGCGAGCTGCACCCGAATCTGCATCTGTTGGTGAGCCGGGAAGACATCGATCAGGCGGTCGAGGGACTGCGCCGCGTCCTGGGTGTGCAGCGTCCCCAGGACCAGGTGCCCCGTCTCCGCCGCCGTGATCGCCGCCGCGATGGTCTCCAGGTCCCGGAGCTCCCCTATCAGGATAACATCCGGGTCCTGGCGCAGGGCGCGGCGCAGCCCCTCGGCGAAGCTGGAGGTATCCGTCCCTATTTCCCGCTGGTGAATCAGGCACCGTTTCGAGCGGTGCACGTACTCGATGGGGTCCTCGATCGTGATGATGTGTTCGAAGCGGGTCGCGTTGATCTCGTTGATGAGCGCGGCCAAAGTCGTGCTCTTACCATGCCCCGTGGGGCCCGTCACCAGGAAGAGCCCCCGTCGCTTGCGGACGACCTCCTTCAGGACCACAGGGAGCTTCAACTCCTCAACTGACCGAATGTGAACGGGGATCAGACGAAAGGCCGCCGCCATGCCGTGAGACTCGAAAAAACAATTCCCGCGGAACCGGGCCTCGACCCCGTCCGACCCCGTGTAGGTAAAGCTGAAGTCCAGCTCCTTCTCATTCTTGAAGGTATCCAGCCGCTCCTTGTGCATCACCTCCAGCAGGGCGCGTTCAACATCCAGGCCCGTCGGGATCCCGGCCCCCTCGACATACCTCAGACTCCCGTCGATACGGATCACCGGAAGGACCCCCACGCCGATGTGCAGGTCGCTGGCATTTTGAAGAATAACCTCGTTCAACAAGGCTTTCAGACCAATAGGCAAGATAAAGGCCTCCTAACAAAACAATTTTGCTCGAAGCGGGCGATAATCCCTAAGGGCCCGCCCCAACAGCATCCGCAGAATCCGTCATCTTGAAAAATCTCCTCCGCTTGAAAAATCTCCTCCGCCCACAGTCCGGAATCTTCAGCGGAGAAAACGGGCACGGCGGCTAAAGCGTGGTGGTAAAGACCTCCTCCAGCGAGGTGTGTCCCGC includes these proteins:
- a CDS encoding type II secretion system F family protein; translated protein: MNFRYRGRDAGGSVVEGQVEAESQGMALDALKQRGILVLSLNAGGGNRAVANSSMSLFDKLQRIGTVPAKTKMVFFRQFATMVKAGLSLTAAIDIISDQEKSMIFKDVLLDVKSNIDRGVPISQAMKQHDVFNTMMISLVQAGEEGGLLDDSLDRVAGLLEKQAALVGKIKSAMFYPSFVILFAVAVVVVFIAFILPKFKQVFEGMKIELPMLTQAMFDFGDYCENNWKMIVGVTFAVIAGLVWLLKSPLTKPFMDRLKLKLPVIKTLVFKSAMARSSQTLASLVSAGVPILRGLEMAEEVAGNDVIRAGFAELQASAKSGLNLGDAAKNAKVFPPLVCQMMRIGEETGHLDEMLERVASWYDQELDEQIKAMTSLMEPVMIVIVGGIVALIAIAIFGPITSVMSQMT
- a CDS encoding PilT/PilU family type 4a pilus ATPase, with translation MPIGLKALLNEVILQNASDLHIGVGVLPVIRIDGSLRYVEGAGIPTGLDVERALLEVMHKERLDTFKNEKELDFSFTYTGSDGVEARFRGNCFFESHGMAAAFRLIPVHIRSVEELKLPVVLKEVVRKRRGLFLVTGPTGHGKSTTLAALINEINATRFEHIITIEDPIEYVHRSKRCLIHQREIGTDTSSFAEGLRRALRQDPDVILIGELRDLETIAAAITAAETGHLVLGTLHTQDAAQSLDRLIDVFPAHQQMQIRVQLASVLLGICSQQLIPKGESGGRVCATELLLANPAVRNCIREGKSSQIRTLIQTGANIGMHTMEQKLSDLVKSGELSLETALTYAYDPQDLQRILAKGVWGAQ